The genomic stretch GGTGAGCGAGAGCTGGACGACCTGGCGCACGGCCAGCCCTCCTTCGTGCACCCAGGGCTTCGGGACGATCCGGCCGACGCCGAGCATGGCCGCCTCGGGGTGATTGATGATCGGCGTGGAGCCGTCGACGCCGAAGACCCCGTAGTTGTTCAACGTGAAGGTCCCGCCGGTGAGTTCCCCGGGTGTGAGCGTTCCGGTACGGGCGGCCTCCGTGAGCCGCGCGAATTCGGCGGTCAGCGACTCGGCGTCGCGCGCGTGGGCGTCCCGGACGACCGGCACGACGAGCCCGCGCCCGGTCTGCGCGGCGAACCCGAGGTGGACGTGGTCGAGCTGGACGACCTCGCGCGCCTCGGCGTCGACGTACGAGTTCAGCTCGGGGAACCGGGCGAGCGCGGCCGTGCAGATGCGGGCGAGCAGCGCGAGGAGCGAGATCTTCGGCCCTCCGGCGGCGTTCATCGCGGCACGCGCGCGCATGAGTTCGGTCGCGTCGGCGTCGACCCAGCAGGTGGCGTCCGGGATCTCCCGGCGGCTGCGGGAGAGCTTGTCGGCGACGGCACCCCGCACGCCCTTGAGGGGGACGCGGATGCCCGCGGCGCGCGCGGCCGAAGAGGTCGGGGCGGGCGAGGGCGTGACGGCGGAGGCCGCCGGGCCGGGCGCCTCGGCCGTGCGGCTGCTCTGGGCGGCCTTGGTCCGCAGGACGTGCTCGACGTCCGCGCGCAGGATCAGCCCGTCCGGGCCCGAGCCCGCCAGCTGCCGCAGGTCCACGCCGCCCTCACGGGCGAGCCTGCGCACCAGCGGGGAGATCACGGGCACGGGGCCTTCGGCGTGGAGTGCGGCCACGGGCGCGTGGGTCGTACCGGGGACGGCCGGGGTCCCGTTCTGCCGCGCCGTTTCAGCGGACGCCGCGGTCGCGCCCCGCTGCCCGGCCGGGTGCGCTCCGGACGACGCGCTCGCGGCACACGGCGCGCTCGCGGCGGGGGTGCCGTCGCCACCGGTCCCAGCGTTCATGTGGGGCGTGCAGTCGCCCCCGGTCCCGGCGTTCGCGCCGCGGGTCGCCACCGGGGTCGGCCGTACCCGTCGGCGGCGCGAGGGCGCTTCCGAGGTGCCGTATCCGACCAGGACGTTGCCTGACCCCTCGGCCTCGCCCGTGGGGGCCGCCGGTCCCACCGCGACGGTCAGCAGCGGTGCGCCGACCGGCAGTTCGGTGCCCTCCTCGCCGAAGCGGGCGGTGACCACACCGCCGTAGGGGCAGGGCACCTCGACCATCGCCTTGGCCGTCTCGACCTCGACGACCGGCTGGTCGACGGCGACGACGTCGCCGACCTGGACCAGCCAGCGCACGATCTCCGCCTCGGTGAGTCCCTCGCCGAGGTCGGGGAGCCTGAACTCCAGCACCTGTGCCATCAGCCCTCGGCCTCCCACTGCAGCCGGGCCACGGCGTCCAGGATGCGGTCGACGCCGGGCAGATGGTGCCGCTCCAGCATGGGCGGGGGGTAGGGGATGTCGAAGCCTGCCACACGCAGCACCGGCGCCTCCAGGTGGTGGAAGCAGCGCTCGGCGATGCGGGCCGCGATCTCGCCGCCCGGCCCGCCGAACCCGGTGGACTCGTGGACGACGACCGCGCGTCCGGTGCGCCGCACGGCCGCGCAGACCGTCTCGTCGTCGAACGGCACCAGCGAGCGCAGGTCGACCACCTCCAGGTCCCAGCCCTCGGCCCGCGCGGCCTCGGCGGCCTCCAGACAGACCGGCAGGGAGGGGCCGTACGTGATGAGCGTGGCGCTGCGGCCCGGGCGCCGGACGACCGCCCGTCCGATGGGCTCGACCTGCGTCGGCTGCTCGGGGTTCCAGGTGTCCTTCGACCAGTACAGCCGCTTGGGCTCCAGGAAGACGACCGGGTCGTCGGAGGCGATGGCCTGGCGCAGCAGGCCATAGGCGTCGGCGACGGTCGCAGGTGTGACGACGTGCAGTCCCGGCGTGGCCAGGTAGTAGGCCTCGGAGGAGTCGCTGTGGTGCTCGACACCGCCGATGCCGCCGCCGTAGGGGACGCGGACGGTGATCGGCAGGGGCATCCTGCCGCGGGTGCGGTTGCGCATCCGGGAGACATGGCTGATCAGCTGCTCGAACGCCGGGTAGGCGAAAGCGTCGAACTGCATCTCCACCACCGGTCGCAGGCCGTACATGGCCATGCCGACGGCGGTGCCGAGGATGCCGGCCTCGGCGAGCGGGGTGTCGGTGCAGCGGTCCTCGCCGAACTCCTTGGTGAGGCCGTCGGTGACCCGGAAGACACCTCCGAGGGTACCGACGTCCTCGCCCATGACGTGCACGGCAGGGTCATCGGCCATCGCGTCGCGCAACGCGCGCGTGAGGGCCTGCGCCATGGTGGCGGGCTTGACGGCGACGGTGGTCATCGGATGCCGCCTTCCGGCTCGCCGTGCTGCTCCTGCTCGGCTTCCAGCTCGGCCCTGAGCAGAGCGCGCTGCTCGCGCAGTTGGGCGGTGGTCTCGGCGTAGACGTGGTCGAAGAGGGCCATGGGGTCCAGTTCGGGGTCGCGGTTCATGCGGTCGCGCAGATCGGCGGCCATCTCCTCGGCGTCCTGCCGGGCGGCCTCTATCGCGGGCTGGTCGAGCAGCCCTCGCGCGGTCAGCTCCGCCTCCAGCAGCTCGATCGGGTCGTGGGCGCGCCAGGCCTCGACCTCGGCGTCTGCGCGGTAGCGGGTGGCGTCGTCGGCGTTGGTGTGGGCGTCCATCCGGTATGTCACCGCTTCCACCAGGGTCGGGCCGCCGCCCGCGCGCGCGTGCCGTACGGCGTCGGCGAGGACCTCGTGCACGGCCGCCGCGTCGTTGCCGTCGACCAGCCGGCCCGGCATGCCGTACCCGACGGCCTTGTGGGCCAGGGAGGGCGCGGCGGTCTGCTTGGCGAGCGGGACGGAGATCGCGAAGCCGTTGTTCTGGACGAGGAAGACGACGGGCGCCTGCCAGACGGCGGCGAAGTTCAGCGCCTCGTGGAAGTCGCCCTCGCTGGTGCCGCCGTCGCCGACCAGGGCGAGCGCGACCACGTCGTCGCCCTTGAGGCGGGCGGCGTGCGCGAGGCCGACGGCGTGCGGCAGCTGGGTGGCCAGCGGGGTGGAGAGGGGAGCCACACGGTGGGTGCGGGGGTCGTAGCCGTTGTGCCAGTCGCCGCGCAGCAGGGTGAGCGCCTCGACGGGGTCGACGCCCCGGGCGACGACGGCGAGGGTGTCGCGGTAGCTGGGGAAGAGCCAGTCGCGTTCTTCCAGGGCCAGCGCGGCGGCGACCTCGCAGGCCTCCTGGCCGGTGCTGGAGGGGTAGACGGCGAGGCGGCCCTGTTTGGTGAGCGCGGTGGCCTGCGTGTTGTAGCGGCGGCCGCGCACCAGCTGGGCGTAGAGCCGGATCAGCAGGTCCGGGTCGGCCTTGGCGGCCGCCTCGGTGCCGAGGACGCGGTAGGGCTCGGCGTCGGGCAGCAGCGGCGCGGGGTCCATACGGGGCTGCCAGGCGGGCGGCGGGGATGGCCGGTACGCGCCCCGCTGCTCCATGACCGTCATGACGGCACCTCCTCGTGGGAGCGGCTACGGGAGGCGCGTCGGCTGTGAAGCGCCTCACCAACCGATTGTTCGGTCGCCAGCACATTTTGGCTACAGGCCCCTCCAGGCTGTGGACAAACGGTTCTCCACAGCCTGGAATGAATGCAGGACGTCCACGGCGAGGGAGCGGGGGGCAATGGCAGCTGAACAAATGGCCGACGGACCGCAGGACAGCGTCCCGCTGCCGCCGCCGCGTCCGCTGGACGCCATCGATCAGGACATCCTGAAGATCCTCCAGTCGGACGGCCGCGCCTCGATACGGTCCGTCGCCGAACGCGTCCATGTCTCGCGCGCCAACGCCTACGCGCGCATCAACCGGCTCGTCGAGGACGGCGTCATCCGTGGCTTCAGGGCGCGCGTGGACCACGAGCGGGCGGGGCACGGCACGTCGGCGTACGTCACTCTGAAGATCGTCCAGAACACCTGGCGCTCGGTCCGCGAGCAGCTCAGGCGGCTGCCCGGCGCCTCCCACATCGCCCTCGTGGGCGGCGACTTCGATGTGCTGCTGCTCGTGCACACGCCCGACAACAGGGCGCTGCGCGAGCTGGTGCTCACCCGGCTCCAGGCGATCCCCGAGGTGCTCAGCACCCGCACGCTGCTGGTGTTCGAGGAGGAGGACCTGGAGCCGGAGGCGTGACGAAAAGCGTGCCCGAGGCGTGACCAAAAGCGAGCCGGAGGCGTGACCAAAGACGTGCCGGAGGCGTGACGAAAAGCGTGCCCGAGGCGTGACCGAAGGCGAGCCGGAGGCCTGAGCTCAGCTTTGCTTGAGGCCCGCGAAGACCAGCCGGACCACCGCGTCGGCCACCTCGCGTTCGCCGGCGCCCCGCGGGTCCGGCCGGTACCACTCCACGATCGAGTTGATCATGCCGAAGACCAGCCGGGTGGCCAGGCGGACCTCGACGTCGCCGCGGACGTCCCCGTCGGCCGCCGCGGCCTTCAGCAGTTCCGCGACCCGGTGGTCGAAGTCGCGCCGCCGCTCCAGCGCCCACCGCTCGGTCGCGGTGTTGCCGCGCACCCGCAGCAGCAGCGTCACGTACGGCAGCTCGCCTATGAGCACCTCGACCATGCGCCGCACCACGTGCTCCAGCCGGTCCACGGCACGCCCCACGCACGCGTGCTCCTCGGCCAGGATGGCGAACAGGCCGTCCAGGGCGCGGCTGACGGCCCGGCGCAGGAGTTCCTCCTTGCCGCTGACGTGGTGGTAGATCGACGACTTGGAGATCCCGGCGGCCTTGGACAGGTGCTCCATGGAGGTGCCGTCGTAGCCGCGCTCGTTGAAGACCTGGACGGCCACGGAGAGCAGTGTCTCGGGTGTGTACGTGTCGCGCTTGACCGTGGTCATGAGGTGCTCTCCCGCTTGTCGATGGCGTACGCGTGGCGGTAGAGCGCGAGGGAGGGCGCGTAGCGTCCGGAGGGGTCGCGCTCGTGCATCTCGTCCAGGACGTCGAAGGCGAACTCGCGACCGAGCCTGCGGTCCCACTCGAACGGGCCGAGCGGGTAGTTCACCCCGAGGCGCATGGCCGTGTCGATGTCCTCCTCGGTGGCGACGCCCTTGGCGACGGCGTCATGGGCGAGGTCGATGATCCGGGCGACCGTGCGCGCGACGATCATGCCGGGGACGTCGCCGATGACGCTGACGTCCTTGCCGAGGGCCTGGAACAGGCCGATGGCCTCGGCGAGGGTCTTCGGCGAGGTGTCGTGGGAGGCGGACAGGGCGACGCGGGTGGCCGCGCGGTAGTCCAGGGCGAGGTCGAAGTAGACGACGTCCCGGAATTCCACGCAGGTCTGCCCGTCGGCGAGGACCAGTTGGCCGCCGCTCGGCAGCACCAGGCGGGTGCCGTTGTCCTCGTCCTCCTCGCGGACCGGGATGCCCGCCTCGCGGATCAGCGTGAGCAGCTCGGCCGCGGGGCCGAGGCCGCCCTCGGCGACGACGTAGGCGGGCGGCTGCTCCTTGTCGGCGGTGTGCGGTTCGGGCTTCTCGGCGCCCTCGGCGTGGTCGTACCAGCCGTGCCCCGTCTTGCGGCCGAGGCGGCCGGACTCCACCAGCCGGCGCTGGGCCAGGGACGGGGTGAAGCGCACGTCCTGGAAGAAGGACTGCCACACCGAGTGGGTGACGGACTCGTTGACGTCCTGCCCGATCAGGTCGGTCAGTTCGAAGGCGCCCATCCTGAAGCCGCCGGACTCGCGCAGGATCGCGTCGATGGTGGCCGGGTCGGCGGCCTGGGCCTCGTAGACCGCGAAGGCCTCGGCGTAGAACGGCCGGGCGATCCGGTTGACGATGAAACCCGGGGTGTCGGCGCAGGCCACCGGGGTCTTGCCCCAGGCGCGGGCGGTCTCGTACGCGCGCGTGGCCGATGTGACGTCGGTGGCGGACCCGGAGACGACCTCGACCAGCGGCAGCAGCGGGGCCGGGTTGAAGAAGTGCAGGCCCACGAAGCGGCCGGGGTGGCGCAGGGCACCGCCGATGGCCGTCACCGACAGCGAGGAGGTGTTGGTGGCGAGCAGGCAGTCCTCGGCGACGATCTCCTCCAGCTCGCCGAAGAGCTGCTGTTTGACGTCCAGCCGCTCCAGGACGGCCTCGACGACCAGTCCGCAGTCCGCCAGCTCGGCGAGGCTCTCCGCGGGCGCGAGGCGGGCGCGGGCCGCGTCCCGGTCGGCGCCGGTGATCCTGCCCTTCTCCGCGAGCCGGTCGAGGCGCGTGCCGATCGCCGCGGCCGCGTCCCGGGCCCGCCCGGCGACGGCGTCGTACAGCCGCACGGGGTGGCCGGCGACCAGCGCGACCTGGGCGATGCCCTGGCCCATGGTGCCGGTGCCGACGACGGCCACGGGGCTGCTGAGGTCGAGTGCTGTCATGTGCGCGATCCTCCCGCACGACGTTTTCCACAGATGCGGCGGACCCCCTTGTCCCGACCGATCGTTCGGTTACTCTAGCTCTGACTGCCCGCCCGCCGCCCACCACCGCCCTGACCGAGGCGCTTCGCGCCACACTTTTTATTCAACCGCGCCACTTTCTTCCCAGGTTGTGAACTCGACGACGAGTTCTCCAGATGAGGAGTTGGTCCCGCATGGCCGCCGAACTGACCGCCCACGCTCTGATCGCGAAGCACCGGCCCACCCTGGACCAGGCACTGGAAGCGATCCGCACGCGCGCGTACTGGTCGCCGCATCCCGAGCATCCGAAGGCCTACGGCGAGAACGGCAGCCTGGACGCGGCGACGGGCAAGGCCGCCTTCGACGCCCTGCTGGGCAACCGCCTCGACCTCGCCGACCAGCCCGGCATCGACGACTGGGTGGGCGACGAGGTCTCCC from Streptomyces roseochromogenus subsp. oscitans DS 12.976 encodes the following:
- a CDS encoding dihydrolipoamide acetyltransferase family protein; protein product: MAQVLEFRLPDLGEGLTEAEIVRWLVQVGDVVAVDQPVVEVETAKAMVEVPCPYGGVVTARFGEEGTELPVGAPLLTVAVGPAAPTGEAEGSGNVLVGYGTSEAPSRRRRVRPTPVATRGANAGTGGDCTPHMNAGTGGDGTPAASAPCAASASSGAHPAGQRGATAASAETARQNGTPAVPGTTHAPVAALHAEGPVPVISPLVRRLAREGGVDLRQLAGSGPDGLILRADVEHVLRTKAAQSSRTAEAPGPAASAVTPSPAPTSSAARAAGIRVPLKGVRGAVADKLSRSRREIPDATCWVDADATELMRARAAMNAAGGPKISLLALLARICTAALARFPELNSYVDAEAREVVQLDHVHLGFAAQTGRGLVVPVVRDAHARDAESLTAEFARLTEAARTGTLTPGELTGGTFTLNNYGVFGVDGSTPIINHPEAAMLGVGRIVPKPWVHEGGLAVRQVVQLSLTFDHRVCDGGTAGGFLRYVADCVEQPAVLLRTL
- a CDS encoding alpha-ketoacid dehydrogenase subunit beta, with amino-acid sequence MTTVAVKPATMAQALTRALRDAMADDPAVHVMGEDVGTLGGVFRVTDGLTKEFGEDRCTDTPLAEAGILGTAVGMAMYGLRPVVEMQFDAFAYPAFEQLISHVSRMRNRTRGRMPLPITVRVPYGGGIGGVEHHSDSSEAYYLATPGLHVVTPATVADAYGLLRQAIASDDPVVFLEPKRLYWSKDTWNPEQPTQVEPIGRAVVRRPGRSATLITYGPSLPVCLEAAEAARAEGWDLEVVDLRSLVPFDDETVCAAVRRTGRAVVVHESTGFGGPGGEIAARIAERCFHHLEAPVLRVAGFDIPYPPPMLERHHLPGVDRILDAVARLQWEAEG
- the pdhA gene encoding pyruvate dehydrogenase (acetyl-transferring) E1 component subunit alpha; translated protein: MTVMEQRGAYRPSPPPAWQPRMDPAPLLPDAEPYRVLGTEAAAKADPDLLIRLYAQLVRGRRYNTQATALTKQGRLAVYPSSTGQEACEVAAALALEERDWLFPSYRDTLAVVARGVDPVEALTLLRGDWHNGYDPRTHRVAPLSTPLATQLPHAVGLAHAARLKGDDVVALALVGDGGTSEGDFHEALNFAAVWQAPVVFLVQNNGFAISVPLAKQTAAPSLAHKAVGYGMPGRLVDGNDAAAVHEVLADAVRHARAGGGPTLVEAVTYRMDAHTNADDATRYRADAEVEAWRAHDPIELLEAELTARGLLDQPAIEAARQDAEEMAADLRDRMNRDPELDPMALFDHVYAETTAQLREQRALLRAELEAEQEQHGEPEGGIR
- a CDS encoding Lrp/AsnC family transcriptional regulator; protein product: MADGPQDSVPLPPPRPLDAIDQDILKILQSDGRASIRSVAERVHVSRANAYARINRLVEDGVIRGFRARVDHERAGHGTSAYVTLKIVQNTWRSVREQLRRLPGASHIALVGGDFDVLLLVHTPDNRALRELVLTRLQAIPEVLSTRTLLVFEEEDLEPEA
- a CDS encoding TetR/AcrR family transcriptional regulator; amino-acid sequence: MTTVKRDTYTPETLLSVAVQVFNERGYDGTSMEHLSKAAGISKSSIYHHVSGKEELLRRAVSRALDGLFAILAEEHACVGRAVDRLEHVVRRMVEVLIGELPYVTLLLRVRGNTATERWALERRRDFDHRVAELLKAAAADGDVRGDVEVRLATRLVFGMINSIVEWYRPDPRGAGEREVADAVVRLVFAGLKQS
- a CDS encoding 3-hydroxyacyl-CoA dehydrogenase, with translation MTALDLSSPVAVVGTGTMGQGIAQVALVAGHPVRLYDAVAGRARDAAAAIGTRLDRLAEKGRITGADRDAARARLAPAESLAELADCGLVVEAVLERLDVKQQLFGELEEIVAEDCLLATNTSSLSVTAIGGALRHPGRFVGLHFFNPAPLLPLVEVVSGSATDVTSATRAYETARAWGKTPVACADTPGFIVNRIARPFYAEAFAVYEAQAADPATIDAILRESGGFRMGAFELTDLIGQDVNESVTHSVWQSFFQDVRFTPSLAQRRLVESGRLGRKTGHGWYDHAEGAEKPEPHTADKEQPPAYVVAEGGLGPAAELLTLIREAGIPVREEDEDNGTRLVLPSGGQLVLADGQTCVEFRDVVYFDLALDYRAATRVALSASHDTSPKTLAEAIGLFQALGKDVSVIGDVPGMIVARTVARIIDLAHDAVAKGVATEEDIDTAMRLGVNYPLGPFEWDRRLGREFAFDVLDEMHERDPSGRYAPSLALYRHAYAIDKRESTS